The Pocillopora verrucosa isolate sample1 chromosome 2, ASM3666991v2, whole genome shotgun sequence genome has a segment encoding these proteins:
- the LOC131799597 gene encoding neuropeptide Y receptor type 2-like — MALLVLASLCNISAEFILFRRTLRGKIMASFMINLTAISLVQSTFGYALTLSGDTVERSSKGYFLCQWVAFTDLFSQCAYSSTLCAMNVVSKLASGRCYLGASQQIPRRSKMIFFTASWLCSIAFSSMLLSEKSFSVLSTSKFTCHLDWASQERHVFIVNVTVVLVFLLLPLLICSITQYFCTRIWKKSRNVTDRARRRGLAYRRKSNRMVIALTVCFFVSQLPLNMANIIAMTIECYSYQFQTVFILELLAKSSAYQAPFVYVFLNATYRTTLKQILMGSLAAQKGPGSRLAGKNGMAAAENGQQGRRMHMPNNKVGQSPKAIYPADEQLNGMEETPNSLARST; from the exons ATGGCCCTGCTTGTCTTGGCGTCTCTGTGCAACATTTCAGCAGAATTCATTTTGTTTCGACGCACACTGCGAGGAAAGATCATGGCCTCTTTCATGATCAACTTGACTGCGATTTCTTTGGTACAATCAACATTTGGCTATGCCCTTACATTAAGTGGAGACACGGTTGAGAGATCATCGAAAGGTTACTTTCTGTGTCAGTGGGTAGCTTTCACAGACCTTTTCTCCCAGTGTGCGTATTCCTCTACCTTGTGCGCGATGAACGTTGTGTCAAAGCTGGCCTCTGGTCGATGCTACCTTGGAGCATCACAGCAGATACCAAGGAGAAGCAAAATGATATTCTTCACAGCATCTTGGTTATGCTCCATTGCTTTTAGCAGCATGCTTCTGAGTGAAAAGAGTTTCTCTGTACTTTCGACGTCGAAGTTTACGTGCCACCTGGACTGGGCCTCTCAGGAAAGGCACGTTTTTATCGTCAACGTCACTGTTGTCCTCGTGTTTCTACTTCTGCCCTTACTTATATGCTCCATTACACAATATTTTTGTACCAG AATATGGAAGAAGTCTCGCAACGTAACAGACCGTGCTCGTAGAAGAGGCTTAGCTTATCGTAGAAAGTCTAACCGTATGGTAATTGCCCTAACTGTATGTTTCTTCGTCAGCCAGCTGCCCCTTAATATGGCAAACATAATTGCCATGACAATAGAGTGTTACAGTTATCAATTTCAAACAGTGTTCATTTTGGAGCTACTCGCTAAATCCAGTGCATATCAAGCTCCCTTTGTTTACGTGTTTCTGAATGCTACTTACAGGACTACGTTAAAACAAATACTTATGGGCTCACTGGCTGCACAAAAAGGGCCAGGTTCTCGACTTGCAGGAAAAAATGGAATGGCCGCTGCCGAGAATGGCCAGCAAGGGAGGAGGATGCACATGCCTAACAACAAAGTAGGTCAGTCACCAAAAGCGATTTATCCGGCAGATGAGCAACTGAACGGCATGGAAGAAACCCCAAACAGCCTGGCGCGTTCGACCTAG